One window of the Aulosira sp. FACHB-615 genome contains the following:
- a CDS encoding HEAT repeat domain-containing protein, translating into MIIDWLAVWGVTQAVGFAFKPIFEELAKDVVKDWAKDILKCIPKNILQQLKKEEIEIIAGKALKEFLELIQQELEDVDIEELALQQYTKTLKEFISSHFIREILGYPFQAECHSLDAQVLFRTWYEMNLPSLPQDFEWERLTKRYIKKVKAIIRESDKLRSLLDSQNLEEITKSLQDISGIPTDFDLQKYQEGLCERYGNLKLDSLDTTGYAYNELKLWRMFIAQNVREVHQVLPQVHELPKEHLKKQRDSNQIEAEILLEELEGYRRVYFEQPIVSVLDIINNPVYKYIVILGDPGSGKSTLLQFLALNWAETPLNNIVFQPIPLLIELRTYIRRRENNECSNFLEFFHKCSGIVHHLNQNQLHEHLKAGNALVMFDGLDEVFELGKREDVITDIHRFTNVYPNVRVIVTSRVIGYKPQRLRDAEFRHFMLQDLESEQIQDFIYRWHELTFHDEEDKLRKRERLQRAIDTSKSIAELAGNPLLLTMMAILNRNQELPRDRATLYEQASRVLLHQWDVERALVEDSRLDPKTIDYKDKQAMLRQVAYHMQTSAKGLTGNLISVHDLEKILIRYLKNIEFENPTKVARVMINQLRTRNFMLCFLGADYYAFVHRTFLEYFCAWEFVWQFKETQTLSIKELNNEVFGKHWRYETWHEVLRLIVGMIEPRFVCEILEYLMAQDGEGEKFINLFLAAKCLAEVRNRLLVTTTANKLLNRLKDLTKYDLGYYYQPYRDEEETKLVQEIRTKAVTSVATTWKDDADTLVWLKQLANADEHEDVRRTSVQELARSFRDHVDTLVWLKQRAIADNDWTVRQVALQELARNFKDDLEILPLLQTRATSDENEYVRQAAVQELARGFKDKPDILHWLKQRVTADNSGTVRQVAVQELARGFKDDLATLPWLKQCTTDDDWTVRQAAVQELARSFKDDADTLSILKQRAIHDENEYVRQAAVQELARSFKDDADTFSILQQCAITDQYSGVRQTAVEELARGFKDEPEILPWLKQRTTADNDQYVRRAAVQELARGFKDDAETLLILQQRAIADQYSDVRRAAVQELARGFTNHPDTLLILKQSATTDENEYVRRTALQKLAKNFTNDPDILPILKKHATADKYADVRQAALQELARRFKNDPETLVILKKRAIVDKSSNVRQVAVQELARGFQDQLDLFELFYNCAVNDPFTREYSFQDNPRQVALEAITEQYPHYLQTLPLLRDRATNDPDEQVRELAKKKLADLGEKFS; encoded by the coding sequence ATGATAATAGATTGGTTGGCTGTTTGGGGCGTAACTCAAGCTGTCGGGTTTGCTTTTAAACCGATTTTTGAGGAATTAGCCAAAGATGTAGTCAAGGACTGGGCTAAGGATATATTAAAGTGTATCCCGAAGAACATTTTACAGCAACTTAAAAAGGAAGAAATCGAAATTATTGCTGGCAAAGCCTTAAAGGAATTTTTAGAATTAATCCAGCAGGAATTAGAAGATGTAGATATCGAAGAACTAGCACTGCAACAATATACTAAAACTTTAAAAGAGTTTATTAGTAGCCACTTTATTAGAGAGATTCTCGGTTATCCTTTTCAAGCAGAATGTCACTCTCTAGATGCTCAAGTACTTTTTCGTACTTGGTATGAAATGAATTTACCAAGTTTACCCCAGGATTTTGAATGGGAAAGACTCACTAAAAGATATATCAAAAAAGTTAAGGCGATTATTCGTGAGTCAGATAAGTTACGCTCTCTTTTAGATAGTCAAAATTTAGAAGAAATAACTAAAAGTCTGCAAGATATATCTGGTATTCCGACAGATTTTGATTTACAGAAGTATCAAGAAGGACTATGTGAGCGTTACGGAAATCTGAAGTTAGATAGTTTAGATACCACTGGATATGCTTATAACGAATTGAAGTTATGGCGGATGTTTATTGCTCAGAATGTGCGGGAAGTGCATCAAGTTTTACCCCAAGTACATGAATTACCTAAAGAACATCTCAAAAAGCAGCGAGATAGCAATCAAATAGAAGCGGAAATTTTACTAGAAGAGTTAGAAGGCTACCGCCGAGTGTATTTTGAGCAACCAATTGTTTCTGTATTAGATATTATTAATAATCCTGTTTATAAATATATAGTTATTTTAGGTGATCCAGGTTCTGGTAAATCGACATTATTGCAATTTTTAGCGTTGAATTGGGCGGAAACACCGCTAAACAATATTGTTTTTCAACCTATCCCTTTATTAATTGAGTTACGCACTTATATTAGAAGACGTGAGAATAATGAGTGTAGTAATTTCTTAGAGTTTTTTCATAAATGTAGTGGTATAGTTCATCATCTGAATCAAAATCAACTCCACGAACATTTAAAAGCGGGAAATGCTTTGGTGATGTTTGATGGTTTAGATGAAGTTTTTGAGTTGGGAAAGCGTGAAGATGTAATTACAGATATTCATCGGTTTACGAATGTCTACCCCAATGTGCGAGTAATTGTAACTTCGCGGGTAATTGGCTATAAACCGCAACGGTTACGAGATGCGGAATTTCGCCATTTTATGTTGCAAGATTTGGAGTCAGAACAAATTCAAGATTTTATCTATCGCTGGCATGAATTAACTTTTCATGATGAAGAAGATAAGTTACGGAAACGGGAACGGTTACAAAGAGCGATTGATACTTCAAAATCGATTGCTGAATTGGCAGGAAATCCGCTATTGTTAACGATGATGGCCATTCTCAATCGTAACCAAGAATTGCCCCGCGATCGCGCCACACTTTATGAGCAAGCATCACGAGTATTGCTGCATCAATGGGATGTGGAACGCGCTTTAGTAGAAGATTCACGCTTAGATCCGAAAACGATTGACTATAAAGATAAGCAGGCGATGTTGCGTCAAGTTGCTTATCACATGCAAACTAGTGCTAAAGGGTTGACTGGCAATTTAATTAGTGTGCATGATTTAGAAAAGATTTTGATTCGCTATTTAAAAAATATTGAATTTGAAAACCCAACTAAAGTGGCGCGGGTGATGATTAACCAATTACGGACTCGCAATTTTATGTTGTGTTTTTTAGGTGCAGATTATTATGCTTTTGTCCATCGGACTTTTTTAGAATATTTTTGTGCTTGGGAGTTTGTCTGGCAGTTTAAGGAAACACAAACACTGTCAATTAAAGAATTAAATAATGAGGTGTTTGGTAAACATTGGCGTTATGAAACTTGGCATGAAGTTTTGCGATTGATTGTGGGAATGATTGAGCCGAGGTTTGTGTGCGAAATTCTCGAATATTTAATGGCGCAAGATGGAGAAGGGGAAAAGTTTATTAATTTGTTTTTAGCGGCTAAATGTCTTGCAGAGGTACGGAATCGCTTGTTAGTCACAACAACGGCGAATAAATTATTAAATCGGCTGAAAGATTTAACGAAATATGACCTTGGTTATTATTATCAACCTTATCGAGATGAGGAAGAAACAAAATTAGTCCAAGAAATTCGGACTAAAGCAGTGACATCTGTGGCGACAACTTGGAAAGATGATGCTGATACTTTAGTTTGGTTGAAACAACTGGCTAATGCTGATGAACATGAAGATGTCCGCCGGACTTCTGTCCAAGAATTAGCGAGAAGTTTTCGAGATCATGTTGATACTTTGGTATGGTTAAAACAACGGGCGATCGCAGATAATGATTGGACAGTCAGACAAGTAGCATTGCAAGAACTCGCACGGAATTTCAAAGATGATTTAGAAATTCTCCCACTGCTGCAAACACGCGCCACCAGCGATGAAAATGAATATGTGCGTCAAGCGGCTGTACAGGAATTAGCCAGGGGTTTTAAAGACAAACCCGATATCTTACACTGGCTCAAACAGCGTGTGACAGCCGATAATTCTGGAACGGTGCGCCAAGTAGCTGTGCAAGAGTTAGCACGGGGGTTTAAAGATGATTTAGCAACTTTACCTTGGTTAAAACAATGCACCACAGATGATGACTGGACTGTGCGCCAAGCGGCTGTGCAAGAATTAGCTAGAAGTTTCAAAGACGATGCTGATACTCTCTCGATACTCAAGCAACGCGCCATTCATGATGAGAATGAATATGTCCGCCAAGCGGCTGTGCAAGAATTAGCCAGAAGTTTCAAAGACGATGCTGATACTTTCTCCATCCTCCAACAATGCGCCATAACTGATCAATATTCTGGAGTGCGTCAAACAGCCGTTGAAGAATTGGCGCGGGGGTTTAAAGATGAACCGGAAATTTTACCTTGGCTCAAACAGCGTACGACGGCGGATAATGACCAGTATGTCAGACGTGCGGCTGTGCAGGAATTAGCCAGGGGATTTAAAGATGATGCCGAAACACTGTTGATTTTGCAACAAAGAGCGATCGCAGATCAATATTCTGATGTCCGGCGTGCGGCTGTGCAAGAATTAGCGAGAGGGTTCACAAATCATCCCGATACTTTACTCATTCTCAAACAAAGCGCCACCACCGATGAAAATGAATATGTCCGCCGCACAGCATTGCAAAAACTCGCCAAAAATTTCACCAATGACCCTGATATTCTCCCAATTTTAAAAAAACACGCGACAGCAGATAAATATGCAGATGTCCGTCAAG